In Citrus sinensis cultivar Valencia sweet orange chromosome 3, DVS_A1.0, whole genome shotgun sequence, the sequence TCTGTAATAATCtaactcattttaattttaattttaaaataaaataaatacattaatAGTAATACTACTCATTCTCattctaattataatttctacaacttaaataatttattctaatttccATTGACATTCAGATTCAAGTTCGTTCCAATTCCAACCATACCATTAAGATAGAATCGAAATggtcatatttattttttaaatatttttaagaaatttaatttcattaatatccACAAAAGACTCGAATCCTTTTCCCTTTGTATAGACTACTGTGTTCTCTATGAaacacaattttaaaataaataattccggttgatatgatttatgttggagtaatattatcaaataaaataaaataaaagaaagaaagaaagaagtagAGATAAGCATGAAGCCACGAACCTTATACTAcgagaaagaaattaatattgttgatTTCATGAGAGAATCAAACCATCCTCATCCATTTCATCCCGTCAGCAATTAAAATATCTATGAAATCTACTgtcattaatatttaaaaaagaattgttaCCTACCACACTATAATAATACACCAGTGAGCACCTCTTtcctaattattaaaaagtggAGGGGTTCAATTGAAATATATGTACAAAATTGCcatcaataattttcttaattgtcaatttggaaagcCACTGTGTAACGTACATATATTGCATTTCTCAATGGGCGATAAACATTGACTCCacctttgtaattttttgtcatTATCAATACAAGACTCGATTTGCTGTTCAGCGCTCATCAAAAGAGAATGGACAAATCAGGGGTAAGTTTGACTTTGACACCGATTATTGTGTGTAAATTTCTTGAAACATACAcataataattgaataaattaaaaatatatatatatatgataaagTAATGTCTCAGGAACATCTAAACTGACTCCTTTTTCTCGTTGAGGAATTAGAAGAAGCACGTACGAAATTCGCTTATGAAATATATTTctattctcattttaatttgcacACAAGACATTAACACGCCACATGAGATGTCTTATTGGctcttttacttttacaaCATCAGAATGGAGCTGCTGGCCCATGTACAAAACACAAGGGGAATGggaatataatataaattaaatacattattttttttttcattctataatttattatttaaagtaacttttttattatttggttcATCTAACTTTAACTGCCTGACAACCACTTGGGCTTAGCCACTCCCTCACATATGTGAGGAAGGGGTTCGAGCCTCCGCAGTCGCATTGTACgagtttaatttatatttccttCCTTGGAGCTTCAGAGCTCGAGTGAAAACAGTCTTTCTCCTAGGATATGAGTTTGAtgtccctcgaatatttgagagggttacAAAAATCTGAGCAGTGCCATATCAGCATTAATGTCAATAGgtctcaatatatatatatgattgtacATATCAATTATactctcatgtaatatgagttgtaatttgagcaatagtcttatgtcataaaaaaaaaacattttatcaattaagaaatatattGCCTGTTATTTGGTAAACTATCACGGCTTGATTCACAAATCATATCATTAGGCAcgtaattaattagtttttcttttaattctagACAATAACAACCGATGGTGTTTCTTGATGGAATTGACCAAACACATTGATGAAAACTATGTTCAAtctattcttcttctcttttggAGAAAATGAATGGGAATTATCTTCTTCGTAAAccgaataatattatttagatatttttctaaataataattctctaaCGAGGATATCCTCATTTTAATAAGGATGTCATAgatgataaaaaaagataaatatatatatatatatatatatatatatatatatatatatatatatatatatatatatatattgtctctaagttattaaaatctataattttttttattagtggcatcattagaaaaaaaaaactcattttatAAGCTAATTCATCTATTATAACTAATCAgcttttgttaatattaattggtcaccaattaattcaatttgctAGTTACTCATGCTATATCACATAATGATTTATACATTAGgcattatcattaaaatacaaattttgtaaGTCAACTTTATATGAGTAACATTGCcgttaatatttaaaaaaaaaatcaattataactTAGAATATTTGCACTTATTACACGATAAATCGAATAAGTTTTTGATGGACAACTccgatttatatttatcatttattactAGGCAATTGATTCCTTCGTTTCTCCATtcttgctaaaaaaaaaataaattaatctacgTTGCTTTCTATGTGTCGTGCTTGTTCATTTCATTTGTTGTTGTAATCATTATTACCTGTGCATTTCGTACAAGTCAAATTGAGTTAGGATTTAGATTCTCCAAAATCTtcttattgttaataatatcattaacCATCACCTCCTTTATTCAAATTCCGTGTTAAGGTCTATGCATTTTTCAGCTATCATGTTTAtgtgatttaaaaaaactatatttgGTATCGTCTAACTTTAACATCGTATATCAGGGAGATTTTagtagggatgacaaaaatccccacgggaaTGGGTACCCTCCCCTAATGGGGAAATTCTCCAAGAGTACATGAATAATTTTACACCCGATTTCTTATTCGGAGAAAggacgagaaaatttttttactcagtttcttattcggggaaaggacggggatgaggtggaaccCCTATCCCCTCCCCATTCCCccattctaattttttattttaattttattttttaaattactagtaaataaataataaattttgaattatattataaaattataaatattggtaaaaataaaaaatatcaaaatatttatattattaaacttttaagcctaattaactaattaaagtcttaaatttttatttaggacattaaaaaggctagatagattctattagcctaaaaattttgttttattaaaaatattaattaagtatctacatttattttattgtcgatataaaaataaattctttttatttttattgtaggattatgaagattgacaaagataattattttgataatttgtattttgcatgtgacttttgtaatggatcaATGTTAATGCAagatatatttcaaactttacttttatttaaattttttattttaatataattaactcaaaataaaaaataaaaaatatattagttattcggggatcggagaccatcggggatcccctgttattattcggagAGGAAATGAAAATTCTCTTAAGTAATTCTGATGGGAATGAGGACGGGACGGTACATACGTAAAATATTTAGGATGGGTaaggggagattggtcccctcccctcccctccccattgtcGTCCCAAAATTTTAGTGAATCTAAAAACAtaatggaaaattaattaattatagaaaaaaatgagggGGATTTTGGTCATTTTTCCGAAAATAGGCATTCAAGAAACAAATTAGAAACAAACTACGTAAAAAGATTTtcttatcatttaaaaaaaggaaaaattgcgTCTTCTAGAATAAATCAAGCTTTGACGGATGCAAAGCGTAGTTTTAAATGATGAAATACATCAGCGCGttcgaaaattcaaaattcaaacaagagaGGTTGCGTGGCATTTCCGTTAATTCACCTGAACGCGGAGGGTGGCTATTAGCTAAGCAACAACTCACAAAAAACGCCACAATTTTGCTTCCCCTCTAAGCAAAAACGAAAATTCGCTCCTGTTTCTCACATAAAATCACTCAATTGATTCATTttcaataacaacaacaacaaccgttttctctctctctctctcttcgttcttctctctctctcaggATTAGGGTTTGTTCTTGTTGTTGTGGTCGTATTAGTAGTAGTTGTTTTTTATCAGAAAAATGGGGCAGCAATCGTTGATCTACAGCTTCGTGGCTCGAGGAACGGTGATACTAGCTGAGTACACGGAGTTCACCGGAAACTTCACCGGCATAGCTGCTCAGTGTCTCCAGAAACTTCCTTCTAGTAACAACAAGTTCACTTACAATTGCGACGGCCACACTTTTAACTACCTCGTTGATGACGGCTTCAGtatgattctttttttattttttcaacttctgtttaagattttattttcgctttgATCTGTGCGGTCATCGCGtttgtttttgatttgtttcATCGGTTCCCGGTATTCATAGCTGTGTTGCTTTGACTATTGATTTTGTAACTGTTTGATTGTGTACGAGTTTAGATCTTGAATCGCTAGGATTGATAACAAAAtagattatgaaaaaaataaaaggttcTGGTTCTTGGAGCTTTTGAAGTTTGTATGACCTCGGCTTTGTGGAAAAGTTAGTACAAGTATGTAGCCGTTGTTCTCTGTTAGTGTGTAgactttgatttgatttaattttcacaCTGTTGACTCTGATTTCTGAGAAATTTGAGGTAATTTAATATTGAGATAATTTCCTGTtgtatgttcttttttttggctgctaaaataattatctcatCTCACGGGAGCTGGTGATTGTATGGTGATAGTAGCGGAAGATGCTAATTTAGTGTGAGCTTATAGTATGATGGATTTTGATTATGATATTTTCCTTTTGCAATTCCTTGGTAAACTGATGccacataattttatttgttttagaattttcCAATTTGATCTATGTTTCAGGCTTAGATTAGtgttggaaagaaaaatagattaatGTCGATATTTCCGTATCAGTTCAGAACTTTAGATCTATCATTACTGTTTGTTGGTTTATGCAGCCTTTTTTACTATTGCCCATATTTATCACTGTTGgttaaataacttaaattaatgCTGTTCtttgtcataaaaaaaaagttaaatttaatacttgaaaatgttgtttggGGGCTGATTCATCAATCGTCTGTCCTCAACTCTAATTAGATGATAATTTGATTATATAGTATCtcaaattatgttttaaaagacAAGGTTTTTCCGGTCATGTAATTCTTGATGATGTGTTCCTTACTGGTTCACTTCTTGAGTCCTGCTACTCCTATTTCACAAGATTTAAACTGTTGGTCCTCTATAGTTTAATGGGAAAACTAACTTTATTTTTGAACATGCAGCTTACTGTGTGGTTGCAGTTGAATCTGTTGGTCGACAGGTTCCAATTGCCTTCCTTGAGCGTGTGAAAGAGGATTTTACAAAGAGATATGGTGGAGGAAAAGCTGCAACAGCGGTCGCTAACGGCTTGAACAAGGAGTTTGGgtaatctctctctctctctctctctctctctctctcacacacacacacaccacacacaaaaaaaaaaagaaaaacaactaaCTTATGGAATGACTTGTTCCCTGTCAAAGAAAGTAGATTAATGCTATAAAATTGTTGTCAATGATATAGGCCCAAATTGAAGGAGCATATGCAGTACTGCATCGATCATCCAGAGGAGATCAGCAAGCTTGCTAAAGTGAAGGCTCAGGTGTCAGAAGTCAAAGGTGTTATGATGGATAACATAGAGAAGGTGAGTTATTGTTGGTTGTACTTGTAATTTCTTATTGGTtcataataaatgaaattatcgTCCTTTAATGGTTGAACATGCTTCCTGTTAGTTTCTTTTAGTGGGATATGCCGATGTGttgttcaataataaatttacgaTGCAGGTTCTTGATCGTGGAGAGAAAATTGAGCTTCTGGTGGATAGAACAGAGAATCTTCGCTCACAGGTCAGCAAATGCATATCATTTTGTTTATCCTTAAAACTAGACTCAATACTTTCAAAACCTAGATAGGACAGGTTTCTGTTTTGTTGAGTGGCTGATTTCATTTGCCTTGCTTCTTAGATGATGGAAAATGAATGAAAAGTTCTACTAATCTGTAATGGGAATATCAAAATAGCACATAAGTCAAATATTATGAAGGGATTTTAGACCATTTGGaaataaactttatttctcattttctttgtcaactctTTCATATTCAACCATGGAATTTTTCTAGCTTTAACCATTTCAACAGCAGACTCAGTTGCGTATAGAATCTCCCTGACAAGAGTATACAGAATTACCATTTGCCCCTTGGCCCTTTTTACATTGCATGGaatcttggcatttttctTCAGTATTGATTTGTTACTTTTATATACTTTTgctttgattttcaatttttatcttgGCTGatgttgtaaattttcattgttCTGGTGCTACAGGCGCAGGATTTCAGACAGCAGGGAACCCAGATGAGGAGAAAGATGTGGTTTCAGAACATGAAGATCAAACTGATTGTTCTGGGAATCATAATTGCCTTGATTCTCATCATAGTATTATCTGTATGCGGTGGCTTCAATTGTTGATGATACTTCGTACTCTATTAGTATTGTTGCTGCTTGTCAACTGTTTCTTGATGTGTTTACTCGTAATTTTGTCCGTTCTCACAAGACCAATGCTTGTATAGTCtgtattttttgaattgttcTGATAACAAATTTCTTGATGTGTGGAAGTTTGTCTTTCCATTTATACGGAgcattgaaaattttggatGACTGAACTGATAGAAAACATTGCATTTAAGGTACATTATGATAATTCTAGTCTCTCATCAGAAGACAATTAGATGCGAATCATTGTCCTTTGTTGatcttataaattaaatgttgAAGTGGAGCATATCCATCAGTGAATATCGGAATCAAAGACTATTATCGATTTATCTCTCAAACAAAGGGTCACATGCTCTTTTAGCAcagaaaatcaattaaaatagaatCATTCTTTCATAGGTTGATTTCCATGTTATCTATCAGCCTGACAGTCCCAAACCATACAGCGACACAGATGACAACAGGACTCTTGATCTCGTCCACTGCCTCCAGGCTTTCTTGATTCACAATCTGCTGGCAACAAGAATCAAACAGAAGGAACTCAACTTTTTGTATGTATAAATGCTCAGAGTCTAATAACATGAATTGGAGCTGCCAATCATATTTGATGCTTGTTATATTGCTGAACAAATGCACAGCAAGGAACTCGGATAAAATAGTATCAGCAAGGAACTCAATATATTGCTGAGCTCAGACAGTCACTTGTCAGACAGAAATCTCAACCAAAGTAAAGATGATTCTCATCGAGATCTACAGAAAAACCACTCAAACCTATGTTGGTTCCCCACCTCAGAGTAAAACAAACTCAGATGCTATGATATCACTATCCCATTATTATCACATCACTTGAATTCCTAAACCCcataaataaacttattttccattaatcaattataactgtcaaagaagaagaacagaaaaagtttgacaaaattaatgggaagccataaaatgaaattggagaTGTGAACAAACAGTTATGCAATAGTTGAAATATGCAGAATAAAAATCCCCCCTTCAAGTTCACAAGATCATATCAGTTTTAAGGAGCAGGAGCAAGATTTAGTTTTGAAACTGAAGTACAGTTGACTCATTTGATGTATAGAGATTTAATTGGTATCCTAAAGCCATTTAAAAAATGGTTTGTTATCTGATTTGCtttgaaaagttgaaaaatgcaTGTGTCATTTCTAGTTGATCCAAACAAACAACATAGttgaacaaaaagaaaaatgaaaaagtttttACCTCCACATAGTCAATTCTTCCCCCAGCTCCATTTATTTCTTTGATGACCAACTCTCTTAATTCTTTACAGTTAATTTGACCCTTTTGTGCAGCAGATTTAGCCCAGAACAATGATCTGCTTATCGACAATGCCTGtagaaaacataaatagatGAATATAACTTTGTGACGAAACTATACGAGGAACCTTAGTAAATGTTGTTTGTAGATAAAGGTGCAATTGCTCTCTTTCAACAAAGCTAGTAAAGTAGTgtaaacatataataatacCTTTGAAAACtcacaaacaacttttttttttgtctttttgatAGGTATAAAAgcaattgttaataataagttatatGATCTGAACAAAGAAGTATCAAAAGGCATTGAAAAAGGACCTTTTCCCTTTCTTCAGGTTTAAGGTGCACATTGCGAGAACTCAATGCAAGGCCATCACTGTCTCGCATTATCTCAGAACCTATCACTTCAATGGAAAAATCAAGATCCCGAACCTGTAGGAATCAGGCAGAAGATAAATCAGTAATCAATATGTTGTATTTCCTTGTACATTATGAATGTCATCATtctatttgtaattttgtatgCTGCTAAACAGAGGAGTGACATTAAGATTAGGACTTGTTTAGATGGCACAAACTGAATCAAGAGTCAAGCCAAGGATATGAACTCCTTtgtttgggaaaaaaaaaaaaaatcgtaaaATCTAAGGCCTCCGAAGCTCTTCTTTTCCCATGCTCAAGTCTATAAGACGGTAAAGAAACTGAGGTGGCTCAAACAGAGATGTGCCCTTCTTCCCAGAGATACAGCCATATTAACAGCAAATGTATGCCATGTAAATTAGCCAATTGCTTCAACTACCCCTTATACAACGTTTATCAAACAGCCCTTTAAGCAATTTGTGCCTCCCATATATTATACTTTTAACTCGTATCAGCTAATCACGATGATCATTGAAGAACTTTTTCAGTCAAAATGTTTCACATAAGCATGTAAATCCAATATCCAAACACCAGCCCGGACAAACAATACTGTCAAACAAATTTCACATGACAGCACTTGGCCATcatattcaatatttattcaaCGAACAAAAACACCAGCGTCTCTTAGTTAgcaatgatgaaaattgaCAAACACAAAAACGAAATAAAGAGGGATAATTCCAGTGCTCACCATCCGCTGAATAACTCGCAGCTGCTGATAATCTTTCTTGCCAAAGACAGCAACATCAGGCTCAACAATGTTAAACAACTTGGCAACAACAGTAGCAACCCCTCTAAAGAACACAGGCCTACTCTTTCCGCACATACCCTTCTCCAATCTCTCGACTCTCACCCAAGTCTCATGCCCTGCCCCCGTCTCCTCAACACAAGACGACACCGTTTCATTCTCACTCTTTCTAATAGCATTGCCAATAACAACACtcttgttgttattattattgttgtagtCATAAAGATTGTAAGGGTGAAAAACGACATCAACCCTTTGAGGAAGAGACTTTAACTTGAGGAGGTCGCCATGAAAATCAGAAGGGTAAGTGGAGAGATCCTCCGAAGGAGAGAACTGACCTGGGTTTACGTAGATTGAAACAACAGTGAGATTGGTGCGGTTGTGGGATTCTTTAATGAGTGATAAGTGGCCTTCATGGAGATAGCCCATCGTGGGCACTAAGCCTATGGTCTTGCCTTGGGATCTCATGGCCCTTGACCACTTGCGCATTTCATTCTTGTCTGTTATTATCTCTGGGTCTGTGTTGGTTGTTGCCATCGAATTGTAGACGAGACAGAGACTTTTGGAATTGAGAGAGAGTGAAAATTTCGAACTTGGATGATCGTTTTCaaaggagaaagagagagagagagagagacagagcaTAGAATAGATTGTTGTTATTTGTGGGAATGGCTTTGGTTAGAGTGCCCATTGTGCCACTTTTAACTACTTAACTGAATGTGGCGGGTCGGTAGATGTTGAGGCGGCGCCTCTAACGTTGACAATTTTTATCGCTCTCtctgtttatatttttatttatacatattttaatgcTTTAGTCCATAATCATCGCATACGGCATAGCCTGGCTAATGCTAATGCTAATGCTAATGCAACTGCgcataattttcttaattttgcaTTACAAAATAATGGTTTTACCGTGTGGAAACTGAGGACTAATGATTTTTTccaatagaaaaaataaaaataatcagaacTTCCTAATTGAGTTTAATGATATGTAGGCCAAGAGGGGTCGATTATGATGATCGTGAggaagtttatatttttttttcttttttaggaaaaaaaatattataaagattTCGAGTAATGCCAATATCCCAAATTTTAGATCAAATTTTCAtagtaactaattttttttttaaaaaaaagggggagagACATATCGTCTACCAAGTGgttcaaaaatttcataactttaaaattactattaaataatgatacaaccatttaaaatactttgtataattaattttaagtgtacaccaaattttatttgtaattgtattttatttgtgtcgcactaatttattaaacaGTCTCTCCATCAGTTTAATTGAAACGCAAAACTTGTTGTTAACTTgactatatatttaaaaagagtAAATCTTATCGTTCATCATCATAAACTTTTGTCTtgtgttttaatatttaaccAATATTTGCAACTTGTATTAATcgaaacagaaaaaaatatagaacGTGAAAACATGAAGTCCATTGATTTTGGCTCATGTCCATTATTTACAAGAGATACTCATTACTTTGCAATTATAAATAtggaattgttttttttttcaacataaagcTTTACCTTGCACACCCCACAATTGAACAGCAGCAGAGAACCTCAAAAAGGAGAAAGgcacaaaaaaaatagtagTAAAATAGAGTTAACATGCTATCCGATCCCTAAAGGAAGAAATCTCTTCAAAGATGGGAAGCCTTTTGGATCTTGATGGAGCCCATACCCTCACCATCTCCTCAAGCCCATTAACAAATTCGTCCTCCAAATTGAGGCCCAAAAGATCCGACAAGTCGGGCGGGGGCTGCTTCGATTCCAGTTCCAGTAACAATTCCTCGGCCCGTTTTCTTGTCCTACCATCCTCGCAGCCGGGTATTCTACCGTACAACACGTCTTCCAGAACCGAACGCGCTTCGTTGTATCTGGTCCGTTTGATTAGACAGAGGCCCAGATTGCATGCCTTGTTGGCGTCCGGATCAATCATTTGGGCTTTCTGATACACTACCTCAGCTGCCATGAAGTTTGTTTTTTGCATGTAGGCCCAGGCCAAATTTCCCTGCAAGACAAGTGAATGTTATTGTAGAAGGGACAAGGACAAAAGATCCtattcaagaaaaaagattgCTAGAGCACCCTATTTCTCTAATCTTGATAAGT encodes:
- the LOC102623838 gene encoding vesicle-associated membrane protein 722, with the protein product MGQQSLIYSFVARGTVILAEYTEFTGNFTGIAAQCLQKLPSSNNKFTYNCDGHTFNYLVDDGFTYCVVAVESVGRQVPIAFLERVKEDFTKRYGGGKAATAVANGLNKEFGPKLKEHMQYCIDHPEEISKLAKVKAQVSEVKGVMMDNIEKVLDRGEKIELLVDRTENLRSQAQDFRQQGTQMRRKMWFQNMKIKLIVLGIIIALILIIVLSVCGGFNC
- the LOC102623556 gene encoding pantoate--beta-alanine ligase encodes the protein MLCLSLSLSFSFENDHPSSKFSLSLNSKSLCLVYNSMATTNTDPEIITDKNEMRKWSRAMRSQGKTIGLVPTMGYLHEGHLSLIKESHNRTNLTVVSIYVNPGQFSPSEDLSTYPSDFHGDLLKLKSLPQRVDVVFHPYNLYDYNNNNNNKSVVIGNAIRKSENETVSSCVEETGAGHETWVRVERLEKGMCGKSRPVFFRGVATVVAKLFNIVEPDVAVFGKKDYQQLRVIQRMVRDLDFSIEVIGSEIMRDSDGLALSSRNVHLKPEEREKALSISRSLFWAKSAAQKGQINCKELRELVIKEINGAGGRIDYVEIVNQESLEAVDEIKSPVVICVAVWFGTVRLIDNMEINL